One window of the Rosa rugosa chromosome 3, drRosRugo1.1, whole genome shotgun sequence genome contains the following:
- the LOC133737140 gene encoding putative disease resistance RPP13-like protein 1 has product MVIGTFNMRMWWVCVSLEYDLIQITKAILEDTTSKVCTLSNLDFIKRQLKKMMGKFLLVLDDMWNESPSDWDAMKFLFSFAAPGSRVSVTARSKTISSIVTTNGDLTCFSPTTLSKEDCWEIIKKKLKTEVDNREDLKAIGLQLAEKCKGLPLAATMIRDALHLKSKEVEWDGLLKL; this is encoded by the coding sequence ATGGTCATTGGGACGTTTAACATGAGAATGTGGTGGGTATGTGTTTCCTTGGAGTATGATTTGATTCAGATCACTAAAGCAATCCTCGAGGATACCACAAGCAAAGTTTGCACACTGTCAAATCTCGACTTTATTAAAAGGCAATTGAAAAAGATGATGGGGAAGTTTTTGCTCGTACTGGACGATATGTGGAATGAGAGTCCAAGTGATTGGGATGCCATGAAATTTCTTTTTAGCTTTGCAGCACCTGGGAGTAGGGTTTCGGTAACTGCTCGAAGTAAGACTATTTCATCCATTGTTACCACTAATGGTGATCTTACTTGTTTTTCGCCAACTACTTTGTCTAAGGAGGATTGTTGGGAAATTATCaagaaaaaactgaaaacagaagTAGATAATCGTGAAGATTTGAAAGCTATTGGCTTACAGTTAGCAGAGAAGTGTAAAGGCCTTCCTTTGGCGGCCACAATGATTAGAGATGCCTTGCATCTCAAATCAAAAGAGGTAGAGTGGGATGGGCTGCTGAAACTTTAG